The window aaatcaatgcatagatacaagataatcattactacaattgttttcaaattgttcttcaagagcaatttcaattgtttgcatcaatttaggttttgattcattctagttagggtttcttcataaccctaattcattatacaaatacaattgaatgttaggaaagcaaggattaatcataccgaatgtAGGATTTGAATTTGAAGGAATGCGCGTTtttcttcgtgcggtcgatctcctcagccgtgtgtaggtgtgtgtgtgttttgaagtaggTTAAAAAGAAATAAGAGTGAGGGTTTAGTTTAAATTAAAACTGAATCAGACCACACACGGTCGAGGCACGGTCGATCGTGGTGTTAGCCGTGTAGATATTTTTCCACGAACAGGGCAGAGGTCTGCGGTCGAGTACACGGTCAGCCGTTctgctgccgtggatccttctgatcactcgtttcttcacttgttctttctttaagcgcgttttgacgattcttaggttctatagaatacttgaggacaagttttcttttcctaacattgagtgATTACATCcttccgatgtttaatcatcaatgacacgtaatatactatatctatacgtatatatatatatatatatatatatatatatatatatatatatatatatatatatatatatatatatatatatatatgttcaatcacatatagtatacacaaaacgcatcaacctagtatttagcatgcaatacatgtttttacataaacacacaatcctaaggcaagtaaccTTCCTACACTTAATCTTTTaaaattattttttaataataatttgcatttgtaagaaaaacctttcttttatacaaagtcttttgaaaaggttattctcattagcattttgatcattgattttgattgattttaagattacccaatccttgacttatccctaccatgaaattgctagcttggtccatttttcccataatttcaattttcctaataatagataatggactttgattacaagatttgtgtttgttAGAGTCGTGGCATACATTAATTTCATGTTTTCCTCTTGACgaatcaagttttcttttcaaagtgttattttcatcaattagagctttgttaagttgtgtaactttgtgtaattctttctccaaaagttttactttgtcacgactacgatcatacacaaatttaatagtcttgtaatcatctaacaattcttcataattaaaaggatagaatacatgtacctcattgcaatccatgttggagacatcatcttctttgaacggagattcaacctcttcttcattttgaccatcttgatccatgtCATTCCAAGagctcatgaggcaaaagtcttcattttcaTTCAACCCGTTTGCTCGAAAATCACCAACCCTTTCAAAGCCCTTCTCTAATCCTTTACTCTTTAAACTcttagagtttaaatcttcttgagaacatagtgagtccCAACATTTTTTTGCACTTTCACATTAGATTATccttaatctttcttcactaggaagaattttatgaagtagtgaaattgcatcaaattgtttcaaaacatcatagtTTTGAAAAGTTGGCTTCACTAGAATTGAACTAGCTTGTggacaaagtctcctactttgattattcttcacaagtagtaatccttagatttgaggtaagactcaaatcttgatttccacacatcaatattcatcttatcaaagattggtgcttctttcaccaattcttccaagtatcccatcgtttgagttgatccgagaatcgttgactcaagtttttgcacgaaACGAATTGTGACGCTTTCGCGATCGTTTGTagtgcaatgatttgagcaaccgctctgataccaattgtaagtaactagaggggggggggtgaatagttacttaatacttttttttaacaatttttcgattgatcaccaaaatcgattttactttgatcaaccaattcaactcaaacttgatgtgtgtggtgtatatgttcaaaatgataaatgaagtaatgtaaagaatatagacacaaggatttatagtagttcgggtggatgttaactaatccaccttaatccactccccgattacactaatcgggatttgttgcttcactaagcacttttcttcaaacccggtggagatccgatttacaagtctttaatcttctttagtagacaacaaacctaatctttctatcccttcaaaagatcaactctaacctagatcaacttgtcttcactttggacaagtattaatctccaaataagattaatcaacttcctaagtccctttaaggaagtagatcactaagctagcctatgcttccactaattgaagttacaagacttatacactctgcaatgatgatcctaacacgatactaggacatacattacattaagtaaactcacaagataaataaatttgattagtaagtttacaacaacccaattctatatctataagatcatagaatcttctcttgcttgatcacatttgagtagtaattgatgcacttgtgatcactggagatatgccttttaaatgtgcaagagGGGCAGCTTCAAATGAACTCAAATGTTTGCcctttatagtgagattcaaaaaatagccgttgacacacggttcccagcacggtcgaccgtggtgcgaccgtgcgtgctccagtctaaaattggtatccgttatatagccgtttgactcagatttgaacaccactttttggcacctttactccttctaccacctgcaaaagaaaccaaacaccctatacaagtactatatgcattaagtgtgtgagatttggtcttattgcatgaaagtgactaatcattccaaaagtggcaaacccaacattcttggagaagtgtcttgattgatatttagggaaatttcagattggtcaagacttagttagtcactttaatgctcttggttcaattctaaaggctagtcactatatcattaacttcctagttccaattaatctcAAGTCATGTTTTATTTGaatttagttagggattaattgaataatgtctctataggataatcatgaagtatgtagagacattaaggttaagttattattgaacaagcaatcatacttagttacttagactagaccaaatagacaattaactattgtgaaccattttacacttaatctattggagtaagttagttacttaaattctaactaatgagcacatggcaaacatattaagttgacaagtttatgagtattaagcatattagcaagtagcaagtaatactcacatagcaagagatagttattctaagatcaatcatatagatacttgtacaacttataattcttaataagtataatgtgcaatataacacatttcatgattaatgtgtaagcacacattaatatccagcaaatgcacaagggaagagcaatctctagttgggacttggtaaccatcctaaatgtatctaagtgtgttttaggattacaagtcatttctagtttaaccttgagatcattgttcttcatttagccttaattaatcactaagtcctttttaatagcaatcattgttctagtgatattggcttgcGTGTGTTGATATTTGATGATCAAAATAAAAATATCtaaataagaattaagatcacaagttgttgattaacacttatgtgttatgcctaatcttggttagcttgtcattaagatgtcattaggcgtaattaatcacaattagtgtttttatgaccaagactcaattgagtatAGATAGAGCATCTATCCTAAGTATgtttagaaaggtttcatgaattatagatgccgggaactagtcaaactttatttggtaaaaATTTGAGAtagaagaaactgcggtcgcactgcggctgaccgtggtggcgaccgtgcaacttgttttcacaaaacttcattgcaattcagtttggggtttcacggttgactatgcggtcgaccgtacctcgaccgtgtgtttgcctgaacttttaatttcattctttaacctatgtttgacttggtcgtttgcaagataaagtatggattagtgaccttgcgtgttttatgttaagatgtcagtcatcacttatgtgtatgtgtgtgtgtcatcatcaaaacatattctttgattaattacactttggttaatcatacttaagtttatcgtttagtgtattAACACACATtaaaccaacattattattattacatacatacatacatacatacatacatacatacatacatacatatatacatacatatatatatatatatatatatatatatatatatatatatatatatatatatatatatatatatatatatatatatatatatgtaggcgTATATATACGGCCCTATTGTATGAGGCAAcatcaagcgtcgatttattggcgacttgactgccgcttagaggcTAAATTGAACTACAGGcttgatttaaaacccatgaaaatttgcttctaccattttcatggcgtctcgatTTTGTTACTTTTATTATATATTGTATCTATTTTACTCTATTTAATTATCTATATGTATGTAAATTATTTActttatctatttttatttttgatttattCTACCCTACTTTTTGGGCCGGAGGTcctcttggaagcaatctctttattcaTCGAgcaaagagagggatgactttctctactcttgagagtgtttcactcggggtggagaaatgatttctctttattctaggatagaagaaggattgtctacgtctcacctcccccatacctcacacatgtgggattgggcttgttgttgttgttgttgttgtgaaagTAATTAAGTAATAATTTGGCTACATAGTCACGAGCAGAGCTTTATGAGCGCAATGAGGGGTCCTCACTTCCCTACAATTTGAGCAAGTGGTGAAGTTTGTGGTCTTTTGAGTTAGagacttttaatttttttaatcaACTAAATCAGAGTTCGTATGAAAATATTATAGTCAGAATGGCGAAGGCTCGCAGACTTTACATCATCCACAATTGATTTCACAAAAGCTCTTAGGTTCAAACCTCACTAGCAACATATCTTGAGGTTGTTGAAAAAGGTCATTGAATTACCCGATTAATTACGCCGCGTACATCTGAGTAAAAAATACTCGATCTTTTTTGAATAGATTGAACCAAAAAACCCTTAGTCATGTTTGCAGTTAAATTTACTCTCTAATGATTTTTGTCCCTCCAATATTTCTCTTAGTAAAGAAAATTGTATATGGTATGATGATGCATATTACCCTTACAATGTGTACACTAGTAGTGTAAAATTCAATTTTACATTGTTGTAGGTTGTGGACCTTTACATCTTTTCGTAAAATGTTTTCTTAGCATAGTGTTACTCGTAGTTGGAAGGAAACTTAAAAAATATCTCTTGCAACGAGCTTTTTCCGTATCATTTCTCATAATGCACAAGTCGTAATGTGACAAAATATCTTGGTTTTGGGTAGTAGGTTTAATCCTTACTACATTATTGTTGGTGTAACGTGTTTGTAAAGAACTAAAGATGTTCCAACGGTAAAGGAACCGGAACCGACAACTTGTGATTGTGTGTTGTTACTTATAGGATTAGAAAGTATCATGACAAGAAATAGATAAATAGAGAGTAATTAGAGAATTTGAAGAGATATGTGAGTATTTGTTGGTGTGTTTCAACCAAAATCAATACCATCTATTTTTTTGATAAAAGGGACGGAATCCCATCTATTTTTTTGATAAAAGGGACGGAATCCCGGAGAAATTTCTATAATAAAAACCACGCAATTACAAAAGGAGGGAACTTTTTTAGTGTGCAACCCAAACACTACAATGAAAACCTCTAAAAAGACTAGCAACAAACCAAAACTAACAAAAGGActattaatgcaaaaataaccaacATATCTCATATTTCCATAATGCTTCCCCGCTCCAACATTAATATCCTTGTGGAATCGGCCCAACATGATCAATCTGGCCCAAATACATTTTTCAACCTTTAATCCATTATCCCATTATCTAACATAAAGTCAATACCATCTATTTATGCTATACTTGTGAGGTAAAATAATCGAAACGCACAAAACAAACTCCAAAAAAGTTCAAAAACTGCACAAAAATAGCTATTTTTTAGCTTTTGTACGGACAAAAAAAACGATTTCCGAACCCGTTTTTTTGAGATCCGGATTAAATCCGATTTTGGTCCGAAAAAAATTCAGTCTTCAAAGGCTAGTTAGATCCGGTCTGATCCGGTTCAGATCTGAATCTTCTAGATCTGGTGTTTTGAGATCCGGTCTTGAATTCTTGAGCAGTTTTTTTGCGAATATATTTTTTCATGCATCACTAGTGTCCACATCATCATGTTAGATAATATATCTATTATGCATAAAATTACATTTTTTCCGCAAAAATAACGAAAACTCATAACGAGGTCGTTTCAAATGAAAACGCATTCAACAAGGAATACAAAAGAACATTGGAAAAACGGGGAAGCTCGCACCTAAAAAGCAACCATCTAAACAAAACTATCTATAAACGAGCCTCCCTATCATCTTGAAAAAATGCAAACAAACTAATCAAACAAAAACCGAgaataacatgaaaatacaaggaACGAAACCAAACAAAAAACATAATTCGGACCACAATAATCAACCTCGAGGACCCGCTCTGTTCAATTTTTCATTAAccgtctctttcaaagaattcttcCCAGATCGATTCTCAATCTTGTAAAATAAAACATTAACGGATCCATCACCCAACGCTCTCCCGCGGCCAACCGTGTCATCATATCATCGAATGCCGCGAAAACTTCCACTGACATATTTCCTCTTGCGATAGCCGATAAGCCGTCATCTTTTTCGTCTTGAGGACCCATAAACAAGTTTTAAATTGCGTCCCCGTAATCCAAGTCGTTAATGTTATCTTTAAGTTCTTAATCACCCGAAGTGGAAGCCTCGTTCCCCTTCTTTCTTGACCTTGGGTTAGCACACTAAGTAGACATCTTAGAACATATCTATTCATAACATATCACGCTTTACAAAAAACGGTCACACGAGGAAACCTCGCAATCACAATAACATCTTCCACTACGACTAATCAAAACCGGTTTAGGCCTTTCAGCGTTCGATTCAACCTCTTTTTGCCAACAATTCttccttctttttctttttttctctTTCTTCAATCGATCCAATCTAATCGCAaacataatattatcatcattcgGCTCTGACACATCAATGACATCAACATTAACTTTTTGACCTGAAAGACACCACATTAACTTGCTTCTTCATATTTAAAAGATCAAAACCATCCACACCAACGTTAACTTGCTTCTTCATATTTAAAAGATCAAAACCATCCACTGGCATCCATATCCTTACTTGGTTCAACATCCTTCATATATAAAAATTACCTCCTAAGACCTCcatatcctttttttttttttgaaaggcaataaatTCTATTAATATCAAAATTTGAATGTACAATAATATGCTCAGTGGAGCATTACAGGAGGTATACACATCAATTCACAATTCCCACCTAATACACAATACAAGACTAGTACTCAAAAATAGTAGTGAAGCACAACAATATTAGATGACTAATGATTCACATCCGCGACACATTATAAGAAGGTTTGCGGGTTGTTGATCCAATTGTGTCAATCGATTGTTTTGTCTTTGCACCTCTTCGCAATCCACTCGTGACTTTTGACTTGAATTTCATTAATGGCTACCGGCACGTTCCAACTCTTATTTGAAAAAACCTTTTGATTTCGATTATTCCAAATTAGATACACACACGACCACACTACCGCTTGCCATATTTGCTTGCCCACATAAGAATTTGATCCTCCCGTATCCGACAATAGGTCCTCAATGTTAACAAAATGGACTCCACCCCGACCCCGCCAATCAAAAACTTTACGCCAAATCTCAAACGCATGCTTACATTGAAGTAGTGAATTCTTGACCGACTCAATTTCTTCATCGCATAGCGGGCACCTCACCGAATGAAGGTCAATTCCTCTTTTGTCAAGTTCCACCAAAACCGGTAAACGTAGTTTCCTTGCCCTCCAAACAAAAACCTCCACTTTTTTGGGACTAATTTGTTGGTAGAGTTTCACAATTTGTGGCATTCGGAATTAAAAGTTTCGAATTGATCAAATGGGTAAGTGCTTTTGTTGTGAACATCTCATTGCTTTCCGGTGACCATCTCCATGTTTCTTTCTTTTCCGACCTTAAAACCACCCCCGAAATAATTTCATTTAAGCTTTGAAGTTCGTCTCTTGCCCTCCCGAACAGTTCTCTTGACCAAGACCAATTCCCCACGCATTTAGTACCATCCCAAGTGATCCTATTTTTCACCGAGGTGTTGATGTCGGTTTCTAGCCTCGAGAGCCTTTTGAACTTGATTTTTAGAGCCTCATCACCATTCCAAGTATCATTCCAAAAAGAAGTAGCGTCGCCATCACCTATATCTTTTACAAGAAAGCTTCGAAAAGGTAGACCAATTGCATTAATATTATCCCCAGTTTTAATGATGTCATTCCAAACCAATTTGTAAGAATCGATATGAAAAGGATCATTCACCAAAAGACCGCCCGATGAGCCGTAAATACTCGAGATAACCTTGACCTACAAGGCGGtgctttcggttttaaacctccaccaccacttgccgatcaaGGCCATATTTTTGCTTTTAAGGGTCCCCAAGTTTAGCCCGCCCTCCCCATAAGGTAGTTGTGTTTCATCCCATTTGACCCACGAAATTTTTGGTTTTTTAtcccccgacccgccccaaaagaaagaaCGTCTTACACACTCGAGCTTTTTGATGACACATGCCGGGGCACGGAAGAGCGAGAAGTAATACAACGGAAGACTATTAAGCACCGATTTTACAAGGGTCAAACGTCCTCCAAATGACACCGTTTTAGCTTTCCAATCTGAAAGACGCTTCTAAAATTTACTAATGACCGGCTTCCAAGTATCTTCTTTTTTCATATTACCACCAACGGGAAGACCTAAGTAGATAAATGGGATAGTACCAACTTTGCAACGAAAGGATCTAGCCATGTTCTCAACTTCACTTTTGTCAACCCCAACACCAATTAAACTACTTTTATGATAATTAACCTTAAGCCCGGAAGTGAGTTCAAAACACTTAAGTAGCTTCATAAGATTGCGGATATTTCCTTCACCCCACGACCCGAAAAAAATTGTGTCATCCGCGTATTGAAGATGAGAGATTGGTATTTTCCCATGACCTATTTCCACACCTAAGAATTTCTTGTTTGTCACCGCATTCTTTGTTAAGACGTTTAAGCCTTCCGCCGCTAAGATGAAGAGAAAAGGGGATAGTGGATCACCTTGCCGAACCCCCCTTTCCAAAAAGAATTCACTTGTAGGCGACCCATTGACAAGAATCGAAATGGAAGCCGATTTAAGGCACGAGAGAATCCATTTTCTCCATTTACCATCAAAACCCATTACCACCATTATTTCATGTAAAAACTCCCAATTCAAACAATCAAATGCTTTCTCAAAATCAACCTTGAAAATTAGACTTTTAAGACGTTTGTGTTTTAGAAAAGAGTGTTTCGTTCGCGATAAGTGCACCGTCTAAAATATTTCTCCCTTTTAAAAACGCACTTTTTTCAAACCCGATGAGGTTAGGGATAGTAAATCTTTACGATCTTTTGTAATACAGTATGCGAACTTAATAGTATGGTTAGTGCCAGAAAAAACAATATAAAGCATCACCATTCACAAACCACGGTATGGGGTAATGAACCAGTGAAGACAAGTAGACAACCCATAGATATTTCTAAACACTTAGTAATAATCTTATTAAACCACATTAAGCCCAATAATtaatttaatactttgaataatgaCAACATGAAGATACATTCGTGTAGATACAGTCACTTGACGTACATGTTGAAGAAGAAAGCGCAAATCTGCTAAGCTTCTTTTATTGATATGATTCAACATCATGCCGTTCCTCTGAAGTGTTTGCGTTTTCGTTGTTTGTTTCATGTTTATCCGTAGATTTTTCGCTAACTTTCAATATAATTGACCTCCCAAGTAATTCCTACAAATTCGAGTATCCATCATTCACGAGTCTAGTTTTTGACACTTTTTGAATGAGTTTTTCACGATTAAAAATGTGAATATAAGTTAAAAACGTGAAAAAAATATGGCACCAAAATTTTGATGTGTGAAAAAAAATTGGCATCAAAATATTTAAGTGGTATTAACTTTTGACACTTACAAGTGTTattgagtttttcctttttgaCGCTTTTATGTATCAAAATTTGTGACACTTCGCAAAAATAatgaaaacgtcaaaaaataattttttttttatatattttttttttttgtaatgattAATGCAACTTATGTCATTTGATCAAATTATCAACTAACATTTTTATAGAAAAAAGATCGGTTACCTTTCCTTCAAGGGCTGATAATGCAGAATCTGCTTCCTGTTTTGAAGCAAACGAAACAAAACCGTAACCAGCAGAGCTTCCGGAAGGGCTAAAAACAACCCTAGTGGAAACAGGATTGTAATCTGCAAAGAATTGTTTCAGATTTGTAGCCCTAACTTTCCACGCAAGATTCGACACAAATAACTTATGGCGGGTCTCGTTTGAACGTAGGGCTGTTGGAGAACGAGGTGTAGGTTTCTT of the Rutidosis leptorrhynchoides isolate AG116_Rl617_1_P2 chromosome 5, CSIRO_AGI_Rlap_v1, whole genome shotgun sequence genome contains:
- the LOC139850071 gene encoding uncharacterized protein, which translates into the protein MPQIVKLYQQISPKKVEVFVWRARKLRLPVLVELDKRGIDLHSVRCPLCDEEIESVKNSLLQCKHAFEIWRKVFDWRGRGGVHFVNIEDLLSDTGGSNSYVGKQIWQAVVWSCVYLIWNNRNQKVFSNKSWNVPVAINEIQVKSHEWIAKRCKDKTID